The Parafrankia irregularis genome contains a region encoding:
- a CDS encoding DUF397 domain-containing protein, whose product MTSAEPGPVWIKSSHSNSSGGNCVEVRLGVTVSVRDSKDPSGPILTFTSQGWDAFLRGAVDGEFDLPREV is encoded by the coding sequence ATGACCTCGGCTGAACCAGGGCCAGTCTGGATCAAGAGCAGCCACTCGAACTCCTCCGGAGGCAACTGCGTCGAGGTCCGCCTCGGCGTGACGGTCTCGGTTCGTGACTCGAAAGATCCTTCCGGGCCGATCCTCACGTTCACCTCCCAGGGATGGGACGCGTTCCTGCGCGGCGCCGTCGATGGCGAGTTCGATCTCCCTAGAGAAGTGTAG